A portion of the Natronococcus sp. AD-5 genome contains these proteins:
- a CDS encoding alkaline phosphatase family protein has product MRTDLESRLREELSEGPYLFPDYGGYCFAGVPETALSPLDGGFDRRLPADVFAGVETDVDNVVLFLLDGFGYEHWREYCGEQEFLSTLADRGTVTPLTAIYPSETAAALTTVHTGRPPVEHGLLGWFQYLESAERIVETLPFTTLDGEALADVSPASDARELFEGGTIYRRAQEAGIDSYAIQPAEFVDSGYTRKTAVGAERIGYDAPADLAPSIRRALENSSNRTYVYAYDPTIDAVSHAEGTGTERYRTNLEAILERLRRELIDRLDPDVAARTLLLVTADHGIVDTVPEENVDATEWDDWPALRETFRRDAAGEPRLPTGSPRNVHFHVRPDRVREARALLGSNLEGRTFTREEALERDLFGPGTPSSLFERRCGDLIAVHRNRGMWWGEMESIGMHGGLAREEMLVPLAAARLDALRG; this is encoded by the coding sequence ATGCGCACCGACCTCGAGTCGCGGCTCCGAGAGGAGCTGTCCGAGGGGCCGTACCTGTTTCCCGACTACGGCGGGTACTGCTTCGCCGGCGTTCCGGAGACGGCGCTGTCGCCGCTCGACGGCGGCTTCGACCGGCGGCTTCCCGCCGACGTCTTCGCGGGCGTCGAGACGGACGTCGACAACGTCGTTCTGTTCCTTCTCGACGGCTTCGGCTACGAGCACTGGCGGGAGTACTGCGGGGAGCAGGAATTCCTTTCGACGCTCGCCGATCGCGGCACGGTGACGCCGCTGACGGCGATCTACCCCTCCGAGACGGCCGCGGCGTTGACGACGGTTCACACCGGCCGACCGCCGGTCGAACACGGGCTGCTCGGCTGGTTCCAGTACCTCGAGTCCGCCGAGCGGATCGTCGAGACGCTCCCGTTTACGACCCTCGACGGCGAGGCGCTCGCGGACGTATCGCCCGCGTCGGACGCGCGAGAGCTGTTCGAGGGGGGGACGATCTACCGGCGCGCGCAGGAGGCGGGGATCGACAGCTACGCGATCCAGCCCGCGGAATTCGTCGACTCGGGGTACACGCGGAAAACGGCCGTCGGCGCGGAACGCATCGGTTACGACGCCCCGGCCGACCTCGCCCCGTCGATCCGACGGGCCCTCGAGAACTCCTCGAACCGGACCTACGTCTACGCCTACGATCCGACGATCGACGCCGTCTCCCACGCCGAGGGGACGGGCACCGAGCGCTACCGGACGAACCTCGAGGCGATCCTCGAACGCCTGCGTCGCGAACTGATCGATCGGCTCGATCCCGACGTCGCGGCGCGGACGCTGCTGCTGGTGACGGCCGACCACGGCATCGTCGACACCGTTCCGGAGGAGAACGTCGACGCGACCGAGTGGGACGACTGGCCGGCGTTACGGGAGACGTTCCGGCGCGACGCCGCGGGCGAACCGCGCCTGCCGACCGGCAGCCCGCGGAACGTCCACTTTCACGTCCGGCCGGATCGAGTTCGGGAGGCGCGGGCGCTCCTCGGGTCGAATCTGGAGGGGCGGACGTTCACGCGGGAGGAGGCGCTCGAGCGCGACCTGTTCGGTCCGGGGACGCCCTCGTCGCTGTTCGAGCGCCGGTGCGGCGACCTGATCGCCGTCCACCGGAATCGAGGGATGTGGTGGGGGGAGATGGAGTCGATCGGGATGCACGGCGGGCTCGCGCGCGAGGAGATGCTGGTTCCGCTCGCCGCGGCGCGCCTCGACGCGCTGCGGGGGTAG
- a CDS encoding 2-oxoacid:acceptor oxidoreductase subunit alpha — translation MSDDELIWRIAGGSGDGIDSTSQNFAKALMRSGLDVFTHRHYPSRIRGGHTYVEIRAAGHEVQSRGDGYNFLLALGDSFARNPQEEAYYGNEELKPLSENLDDLREGGVIVYDEGLLTEDDVAELDLEEKAEENGWHVYPVDLRGLAKEHGREVMRNTAGVGVTAGLLEMDLEHIEDLMSDAMSGDVLESNLDILHEAYEMVGDEIEVEHDLRAPEGEHDAEQALLSGSNAIAYGAIDGGCRFIAGYPMTPWTDVFTILSQNFPKMGGVSEQVEDEIAAAALAVGASHAGAKAMSGSSGGGFALMSEPLGLAEMTETPLVLLESMRAGPSTGMPTKPEQGDLEFVLYTSQGDSSRVVFAPGSIEEAYEQTRLAFHIAWEYQIPTIIIYDQKLSGENTNVDVAFFDREPEPGLGSTLTEEELAEAAHDNSGKFKRFQHESENGVSPRSLPGQKGGRYLATGNEHSPVGHISEDPDNRVYQMDRRLQKLESIREELDEEHESNQAAFGDDDAEYGIITWGSSQGAVQEAVERLNEQGHAVKGLGVSDMMPFPEAEVTDFLESVDEAMVVEMNATAQFRGLIQKELGRFGEKMTSLLKYNGNPFEPAEIVEGYEVNLADEDREPTAQVRIEPAAGD, via the coding sequence ATGAGCGACGACGAACTCATCTGGCGAATCGCAGGCGGTTCCGGCGACGGAATCGACTCGACGAGCCAGAACTTCGCGAAGGCGCTGATGCGCTCGGGGCTCGACGTATTCACACACCGCCACTATCCGTCGCGGATCCGGGGTGGCCACACGTACGTCGAGATTCGAGCGGCAGGCCACGAGGTACAGTCACGGGGTGACGGGTACAACTTCCTCCTCGCGCTCGGGGACTCGTTCGCCCGCAACCCGCAAGAAGAAGCCTACTACGGAAACGAGGAGCTCAAGCCGCTGTCGGAGAACTTAGACGATCTCCGAGAGGGCGGCGTCATCGTCTACGACGAGGGGCTCCTCACCGAGGACGACGTCGCGGAACTCGACCTCGAGGAGAAGGCCGAGGAGAACGGCTGGCACGTCTACCCGGTCGACCTCCGCGGCCTCGCGAAAGAGCACGGCCGCGAGGTCATGCGTAACACCGCCGGCGTCGGCGTGACGGCGGGACTGCTCGAGATGGACCTCGAGCACATCGAGGACCTGATGTCCGACGCCATGAGCGGGGACGTCCTCGAGTCGAACCTCGATATCCTCCACGAGGCCTACGAGATGGTGGGCGACGAGATCGAGGTCGAACACGACCTCCGCGCTCCGGAAGGCGAACACGACGCCGAGCAGGCGCTGCTGTCCGGGTCGAACGCCATCGCCTACGGCGCGATCGACGGCGGCTGCCGGTTCATCGCCGGCTACCCGATGACGCCGTGGACCGACGTGTTCACCATCCTCAGCCAGAACTTCCCGAAGATGGGCGGCGTCTCCGAACAGGTCGAAGACGAGATCGCCGCCGCGGCGCTCGCCGTCGGTGCGAGCCACGCCGGCGCGAAGGCCATGTCCGGGTCGTCCGGCGGCGGCTTCGCGCTGATGAGCGAACCGCTCGGTCTCGCCGAGATGACCGAGACGCCGCTCGTCCTGCTCGAGTCGATGCGCGCCGGTCCCTCGACGGGGATGCCGACGAAGCCGGAGCAGGGCGACCTCGAGTTCGTCCTCTACACGAGTCAGGGCGACTCCTCGCGCGTCGTCTTCGCACCCGGCAGCATCGAAGAGGCCTACGAACAGACGCGGCTGGCGTTCCACATCGCCTGGGAGTACCAGATCCCGACGATCATCATCTACGACCAGAAGCTCTCGGGCGAGAACACGAACGTCGACGTCGCGTTCTTCGACCGCGAGCCCGAACCGGGCCTGGGCTCGACGCTCACCGAGGAGGAACTCGCGGAGGCCGCACACGACAACTCTGGAAAGTTCAAGCGCTTCCAGCACGAAAGCGAGAACGGCGTCAGCCCGCGCTCGCTGCCCGGCCAGAAGGGCGGTCGCTACCTCGCGACCGGTAACGAACACAGTCCGGTCGGCCACATCAGCGAGGATCCCGACAACCGCGTCTACCAGATGGACCGGCGGCTCCAGAAGCTCGAGTCGATCCGCGAGGAACTCGACGAGGAGCACGAGTCCAACCAGGCCGCGTTCGGCGACGACGACGCCGAGTACGGCATCATCACGTGGGGCTCGAGCCAGGGCGCCGTTCAGGAGGCCGTCGAGCGCCTGAACGAGCAAGGCCACGCCGTAAAGGGTCTCGGCGTCTCCGACATGATGCCGTTCCCCGAGGCCGAAGTGACGGACTTCCTCGAGAGCGTCGACGAGGCGATGGTCGTCGAGATGAACGCCACCGCCCAGTTCCGCGGTCTGATCCAGAAGGAACTCGGCCGCTTCGGCGAGAAGATGACGAGTCTCCTCAAGTACAACGGCAACCCGTTCGAGCCCGCCGAAATCGTCGAGGGCTACGAGGTTAACCTCGCCGACGAGGACCGCGAACCGACCGCACAGGTACGAATCGAACCCGCCGCAGGTGACTGA
- the aroC gene encoding chorismate synthase, whose protein sequence is MNGNRFGRLFQVTTFGESHGEAMGCTVSGCPAGLELSEEDIQEDLDRRKPGQSMITTSRGEPDAVSIKSGIQDGYTTGTPIGLVIQNKDARSGKYEPFITAPRPSHGDFTYSAKFGTRNWGGGGRSSARETVNWVAAGAIAKKLLAREGIELKAHVNQIGDVEAPEVSFEEIKAHSEENDVRCAHPETAEEMQELIEEYQEEGDSIGGSIYFEARGVPVGLGAPRFDSLSARLGRAMMAVPATTAFEFGLGTEAAEWTGKERNDDWEFDDEGNPTPVENDHGGIQGGISSGEPIYGEVTLHAPTSIPKSQQTADWETGEIKEEQVIGRHDPVLPPRGVPVVEAMLALTLVDFMLLSGRINPDRVDDRPGEYDTDYHPSNPRNE, encoded by the coding sequence ATGAACGGCAACCGCTTCGGTCGCCTCTTCCAGGTGACCACGTTCGGCGAGAGCCACGGGGAGGCGATGGGCTGTACCGTCTCGGGCTGCCCCGCCGGCCTCGAGCTTTCCGAGGAAGACATCCAGGAGGACCTCGATCGACGCAAGCCGGGCCAGTCGATGATCACGACCAGCCGCGGCGAACCCGACGCCGTCTCCATCAAGTCCGGCATCCAGGACGGCTACACGACGGGGACCCCGATCGGGCTGGTCATCCAGAACAAGGACGCCCGCTCGGGCAAGTACGAACCCTTCATCACCGCGCCGCGACCCAGTCACGGCGACTTCACCTACTCCGCGAAGTTCGGGACGCGCAACTGGGGCGGCGGCGGCCGCTCCTCGGCGCGCGAGACCGTCAACTGGGTCGCCGCGGGGGCGATCGCGAAGAAGCTCCTCGCCCGCGAGGGGATCGAACTCAAGGCCCACGTCAACCAGATCGGCGACGTCGAGGCGCCCGAGGTGAGCTTCGAGGAGATCAAAGCGCACAGCGAGGAGAACGACGTCCGGTGTGCCCACCCCGAAACCGCCGAGGAGATGCAGGAACTCATCGAGGAGTACCAGGAGGAAGGCGACTCCATCGGCGGGAGCATCTACTTCGAGGCCCGGGGCGTCCCCGTCGGCCTCGGCGCGCCCCGCTTCGACTCGCTCTCCGCGCGTCTCGGCCGGGCCATGATGGCGGTTCCGGCGACGACGGCCTTCGAGTTCGGCCTCGGCACCGAGGCCGCCGAGTGGACCGGCAAGGAGCGAAACGACGACTGGGAGTTCGACGACGAGGGTAATCCGACTCCCGTCGAGAACGACCACGGCGGCATCCAGGGCGGCATCTCGAGCGGCGAACCGATCTACGGCGAGGTGACGCTGCACGCGCCGACGTCGATCCCGAAGAGCCAGCAGACGGCCGACTGGGAGACCGGCGAGATCAAGGAAGAGCAGGTCATCGGCCGCCACGACCCCGTCCTGCCGCCGCGGGGGGTGCCGGTCGTCGAGGCGATGCTGGCGCTGACGCTGGTCGACTTCATGCTGCTGTCGGGCCGGATCAACCCCGACCGCGTCGACGATCGACCCGGCGAGTACGACACGGATTACCACCCGAGCAACCCGCGAAACGAGTAG
- a CDS encoding GNAT family N-acetyltransferase: MHAPERPTFESEASKTIYQYVERHGTAARHRVRELTSLPPDRFRAELGDLKSKGYLEETGGTIRLALDVGSVEEYETDETTYLIRPAQNRDFDGLVDAIREVTSRETYVVAETVAEQLLYEDAVTRHNTVESRVFFVATADESVVGWVHLDLPQVEKRHETAQLTVGVRPGHRRRGVGSTLLSRGLDWAEANGYRKVYNSVPATNDEALAFLEDHGWHTEGIRKNHYTIDDRFVDEVLMAYSF; this comes from the coding sequence ATGCACGCGCCCGAACGGCCGACGTTCGAGAGCGAGGCGAGCAAAACGATCTACCAGTACGTCGAACGGCACGGAACGGCGGCTCGACATCGGGTTCGAGAACTGACGTCGCTTCCGCCGGACCGGTTTCGCGCGGAACTCGGCGATCTGAAATCGAAGGGGTACCTCGAGGAGACGGGCGGCACCATCCGGCTCGCGCTCGACGTCGGCTCCGTCGAGGAGTACGAGACCGACGAGACCACCTACCTCATCCGCCCCGCGCAGAACAGGGACTTCGACGGCCTCGTCGACGCGATTCGGGAGGTGACCTCGAGGGAGACCTACGTCGTCGCGGAAACCGTCGCCGAACAGCTGCTGTACGAGGACGCGGTGACGCGCCACAACACCGTGGAGTCGCGGGTGTTCTTCGTCGCCACGGCGGACGAGTCGGTCGTCGGATGGGTGCACCTCGATCTGCCGCAGGTGGAAAAGCGCCACGAGACGGCCCAGCTCACCGTCGGCGTCCGGCCGGGCCATCGCAGACGGGGTGTCGGGAGCACGCTCCTCTCGCGGGGACTCGACTGGGCCGAGGCGAACGGGTATCGCAAGGTCTACAACAGCGTTCCGGCGACCAACGACGAAGCGCTCGCCTTCCTCGAAGACCACGGCTGGCACACCGAAGGGATCCGCAAGAACCACTACACGATCGACGATCGGTTCGTCGACGAGGTGCTGATGGCGTACTCCTTCTGA
- a CDS encoding NAD(+)/NADH kinase encodes MARVGLIGNPAAGRDVRRLTGGASVVDNYAKRRVAECVLAGLTAVTDPPDVRVMPDRAGIAEHARDESPEAVDVTVLEMPAEGSADDTRRAAARFREDDDVAAVVVLGGDGTTRDVACEIGDVPIVAVSTGTNNVVPSAVDGTVAGVAAALVATGAAAPNEAIARHGMVEARAETATGERRLSALAAAELSSRSFVGTRALLDPGDLRGGVVSRAHPGDVGLAAVAGAVENVAPDDPGGIALRLADPAGASRTVRAVLAPGVTAPVGIASIERLEWNDPVRFDVADGVVGADGERELELTDATVEMRVIPDGPRLVDVDAALKAGADAGALERTDRLPATED; translated from the coding sequence GTGGCGCGCGTCGGACTGATCGGCAATCCCGCCGCCGGCCGCGACGTCCGCCGCCTCACCGGCGGTGCCAGCGTCGTCGACAACTACGCGAAGCGCCGGGTCGCGGAGTGCGTCCTCGCCGGGCTGACGGCGGTGACCGACCCGCCGGACGTGCGGGTCATGCCGGATCGAGCCGGAATCGCCGAGCACGCACGCGACGAATCGCCGGAGGCGGTCGACGTGACGGTTCTCGAGATGCCGGCCGAGGGGTCGGCGGACGACACGCGACGGGCGGCCGCGCGGTTTCGCGAGGACGACGACGTCGCGGCCGTCGTCGTTCTCGGCGGGGACGGCACGACCCGCGACGTCGCGTGCGAGATCGGCGACGTTCCGATCGTCGCCGTTTCCACCGGAACGAACAACGTCGTCCCGTCGGCCGTCGACGGGACCGTCGCGGGGGTCGCCGCGGCGCTCGTCGCGACGGGCGCCGCGGCGCCGAACGAAGCGATCGCTCGACACGGGATGGTCGAAGCGCGAGCCGAGACGGCGACCGGCGAACGACGGCTGTCGGCGCTCGCGGCCGCCGAACTCTCCTCGCGCTCGTTCGTCGGGACGCGGGCGTTGCTCGATCCGGGAGACCTGCGCGGCGGCGTCGTCTCGCGGGCCCACCCGGGGGACGTCGGTCTCGCCGCCGTCGCCGGCGCGGTCGAGAACGTCGCGCCCGACGATCCCGGCGGCATCGCGCTCCGGCTGGCCGACCCCGCCGGCGCCTCGCGGACCGTCCGGGCGGTTCTCGCCCCGGGCGTCACCGCGCCCGTCGGGATCGCGTCGATCGAGCGCCTCGAGTGGAACGATCCCGTTCGGTTCGACGTTGCGGACGGCGTCGTCGGCGCCGACGGCGAGCGCGAACTCGAACTCACGGATGCGACGGTCGAAATGCGGGTGATCCCCGATGGCCCCCGTCTCGTCGACGTCGACGCGGCGCTCAAGGCCGGAGCCGACGCCGGCGCGCTCGAGCGGACCGATCGGCTGCCGGCGACCGAGGACTGA
- a CDS encoding thiamine pyrophosphate-dependent dehydrogenase E1 component subunit alpha: MGDFDLQNPGGRIEALRRMVTIRAFDEEAGDRFADGEIPGFVHLYIGEEAVGVGTCAALEDDDYIASTHRGHGHCIAKGLDPKYMMAELYGKAEGYCNGKGGSMHIADVDAGMLGANGIVGAGPPLATGAALSIDYQDRDQVAVGFLGDGAVAQGQVHEAVNLAATWDLPAIFVVENNQYGEATPMEKQHNVDNLSDTAQAHDIPGLTVDGMDVTAVAEAVAEARERATAGGGPTLVEAETYRYRGHYEGDEEPYRDDEEIERWKDRDAIAAFKRRLIERGELTAEEFDDLEAEAEAEIEAAIEYAQEADEPTPDEAYDDMFAETPPEIERFATAARTDGGERIGGSRSSSERSSDGGRPGGER; this comes from the coding sequence ATGGGTGACTTTGACTTACAAAATCCGGGCGGCCGGATAGAGGCCTTGCGGCGGATGGTAACGATTCGCGCGTTCGACGAGGAGGCGGGCGACCGATTCGCGGACGGCGAGATTCCGGGATTCGTCCACCTCTACATCGGAGAGGAGGCGGTCGGCGTCGGGACCTGCGCGGCGCTCGAGGACGACGATTACATCGCGAGCACCCACCGCGGCCACGGCCACTGCATCGCGAAGGGCCTGGATCCGAAGTACATGATGGCCGAACTGTACGGCAAGGCCGAGGGCTACTGCAACGGGAAAGGCGGCTCGATGCACATCGCCGACGTCGACGCCGGAATGCTCGGCGCGAACGGGATCGTCGGCGCCGGACCGCCGCTCGCGACCGGCGCGGCGCTGTCGATCGACTACCAGGATCGCGACCAGGTCGCCGTCGGCTTCCTCGGCGACGGCGCCGTCGCGCAGGGACAGGTTCACGAGGCCGTCAACCTCGCGGCGACCTGGGACCTGCCGGCGATCTTCGTCGTCGAGAACAACCAGTACGGCGAGGCGACGCCGATGGAGAAACAGCACAACGTCGACAACCTGAGCGACACCGCACAGGCCCACGACATTCCGGGGTTGACCGTCGACGGCATGGACGTTACCGCGGTCGCGGAGGCCGTCGCCGAGGCTCGAGAGCGCGCCACCGCCGGCGGAGGACCGACGCTCGTCGAGGCCGAGACGTACCGGTACCGCGGCCACTACGAGGGCGACGAGGAGCCCTACCGGGACGACGAGGAGATCGAGCGCTGGAAGGACCGCGACGCGATCGCGGCGTTCAAACGGCGGCTGATCGAGCGGGGCGAACTGACCGCCGAGGAGTTCGACGACCTCGAGGCCGAGGCCGAGGCCGAAATCGAGGCGGCGATCGAGTACGCCCAGGAGGCCGACGAGCCGACCCCTGACGAAGCGTACGACGATATGTTCGCCGAGACGCCGCCGGAGATCGAACGGTTCGCGACGGCCGCCCGGACGGACGGTGGTGAGCGAATCGGAGGTTCGCGATCCTCGTCGGAGCGCAGCTCCGACGGCGGCCGCCCCGGAGGTGAGCGATAA
- a CDS encoding alpha-ketoacid dehydrogenase subunit beta gives MTAQTEAELETETETMTVREAIRRALREELDRDEDVYLMGEDVGLFGGVLEVTGGLYEEFGEERVRDTPISEAGFVGAATGAAATGTRPVVELMFSDFAGVSMEQIMNQMAKMRYMFGGKAEMPVTVRTTEGGGMGAASQHSGTIHTWIGHFPGLKAVAPGTAASAKGLTKAAIRSDDPVFVFENKMIYEQKGAVPTDEEFTVPIGEAAIEREGEDATVVATQRLVGESLQTAESLADDVDVEVIDARSLYPLDTETIVESVRKTGRLIVADESPLSYGTHAEIVARVQEEAFFSLDAPIQRVGTPDTHVPFSPPLEREVLPDGDDVREAVERVT, from the coding sequence ATGACCGCACAGACCGAAGCCGAACTCGAGACCGAAACCGAGACGATGACCGTCCGGGAGGCCATTCGGCGGGCCCTCCGCGAGGAACTCGACCGCGACGAGGACGTCTACCTGATGGGCGAGGACGTCGGCCTGTTCGGCGGCGTCCTCGAGGTCACGGGCGGACTCTACGAGGAGTTCGGCGAGGAGCGCGTCCGGGACACGCCGATCAGCGAAGCCGGCTTCGTGGGCGCGGCGACGGGCGCGGCGGCGACCGGCACCCGTCCGGTCGTCGAGCTCATGTTCTCGGACTTCGCCGGCGTCTCGATGGAGCAGATCATGAACCAGATGGCGAAGATGCGCTACATGTTCGGCGGGAAAGCCGAGATGCCCGTAACGGTTCGCACGACGGAGGGCGGCGGGATGGGCGCCGCGAGCCAGCACTCGGGGACGATCCACACCTGGATCGGCCACTTCCCCGGCCTGAAGGCCGTCGCGCCCGGCACCGCCGCGAGCGCGAAAGGGTTGACGAAGGCCGCCATCCGCTCGGACGATCCCGTCTTCGTCTTCGAGAACAAGATGATCTACGAGCAGAAGGGTGCAGTACCGACCGACGAGGAGTTCACCGTCCCGATCGGCGAGGCCGCGATCGAGCGAGAGGGCGAGGACGCCACCGTCGTCGCGACCCAGCGCCTCGTCGGGGAGTCCCTGCAGACCGCCGAGAGCCTGGCCGACGACGTGGACGTCGAAGTGATCGACGCCCGTTCGCTGTACCCGCTCGACACCGAGACGATCGTCGAGAGCGTCAGGAAAACCGGTCGCCTCATCGTCGCCGACGAGAGCCCGCTCTCGTACGGAACGCACGCCGAGATCGTCGCTCGCGTCCAGGAGGAGGCGTTCTTCAGCCTCGACGCGCCCATCCAGCGCGTCGGCACGCCCGACACGCACGTCCCGTTCAGCCCGCCGCTCGAGCGGGAGGTCCTGCCCGACGGCGACGACGTCCGCGAAGCGGTCGAGCGAGTGACCTAA
- a CDS encoding 2-oxo acid dehydrogenase subunit E2: MGYVVRMPKLGLEMERGELLEWTIDEGATIEEGEVVAEVESEKSVAELEARENGVLRRTYLEEGESVPPGTPIGIVAPADADIDELESEAKAGLDSADESDGAAADDGTDAAVADTRDRTESRSTTDDRKISPRARKRAEELGVDLATVEGTGYDGAITEDDVETAAESDGSERREADVDASPRARKRAAEIGVDLAAVEGTGYQGSITEDDVEDAAESADDSGRALAEERPFDGMRRTIASRLGESYREAVHVTVHREADAEGLLDAADAADATLETDVSVQDVLLLAASATLEEHPAFNATFEDEVHRLWAEHNVGVAVDIDQGLIAPVLRDVGGKSLETIATERRELVRSATEGEYTMDHLQGGTFTVTNLGVLGVESFDPIINPPQVAILGVDAVAEAPVRGTSDEIEWRRRLPLDLSFDHRVVDGADAARFLATLVDHLEDPWPLLPDEIGRESGEKSGTATEMPDRTVTAHNPDGMAGTIEAGSFEWSFDEPEDAGGSETGPTPVDVFLGALASCLSLSVRFQADKRDASVDAIDVTTDADPDRGSVERVEATVRLETDADDETVERIVDLGERGCHVSQLLRDDLPVEVSWMRA, encoded by the coding sequence ATGGGATACGTTGTCAGGATGCCGAAGCTCGGACTGGAAATGGAACGCGGGGAATTACTGGAGTGGACGATCGACGAGGGAGCCACGATCGAAGAAGGGGAAGTCGTCGCCGAGGTCGAGTCCGAGAAGAGCGTCGCCGAGCTCGAGGCCCGAGAGAACGGCGTCCTCCGGCGAACCTATCTCGAGGAAGGCGAGTCCGTACCGCCGGGAACGCCGATCGGTATCGTCGCCCCCGCCGACGCCGACATCGACGAACTCGAGTCGGAGGCGAAGGCGGGCCTCGACAGTGCGGACGAGTCGGACGGAGCGGCGGCCGACGACGGAACGGACGCGGCAGTCGCCGACACCCGGGATAGAACCGAATCACGATCGACTACCGACGATCGCAAGATCTCCCCGCGGGCGCGAAAGCGCGCCGAGGAACTCGGCGTCGATCTCGCGACCGTCGAGGGGACCGGCTACGACGGAGCGATTACCGAAGACGACGTCGAGACGGCGGCCGAGTCCGACGGGAGCGAGCGGCGGGAAGCGGACGTCGACGCCTCTCCCCGGGCTCGAAAGCGAGCTGCGGAGATCGGCGTCGACCTCGCGGCCGTCGAAGGGACGGGGTATCAGGGGTCGATCACCGAGGACGACGTCGAGGACGCGGCGGAATCGGCGGACGATTCCGGGCGCGCCCTCGCCGAAGAGCGCCCCTTCGACGGGATGCGGCGGACGATCGCTTCCAGGCTCGGCGAGAGTTACCGGGAGGCCGTCCACGTAACGGTGCACCGCGAAGCCGACGCCGAGGGCTTGCTCGACGCCGCCGACGCCGCGGACGCTACCCTCGAGACCGACGTCTCCGTCCAGGACGTGCTCTTGCTCGCGGCGTCCGCGACGCTCGAGGAGCACCCCGCGTTCAACGCGACGTTCGAGGACGAGGTTCACCGTCTCTGGGCGGAACACAACGTCGGCGTCGCCGTGGATATCGACCAGGGACTCATCGCGCCCGTGCTCCGGGACGTCGGCGGCAAGTCGCTCGAGACGATCGCGACCGAACGCCGCGAGCTCGTTCGGTCGGCGACCGAGGGCGAGTACACGATGGACCACTTGCAGGGCGGGACGTTCACGGTGACGAACCTCGGCGTCCTCGGGGTCGAATCGTTCGATCCGATCATCAATCCGCCGCAGGTCGCCATCCTCGGCGTCGACGCCGTCGCGGAGGCGCCCGTCAGGGGTACGAGCGACGAGATCGAGTGGCGGCGACGGCTCCCGCTCGACCTCTCCTTCGATCACCGCGTCGTCGACGGGGCCGACGCCGCCAGGTTCCTCGCGACTCTGGTCGATCACCTCGAGGATCCGTGGCCGCTGCTTCCGGACGAGATCGGCCGCGAGAGCGGCGAGAAATCGGGAACCGCCACCGAAATGCCGGACCGAACCGTCACCGCACACAACCCCGACGGAATGGCGGGGACGATCGAAGCCGGCTCGTTCGAGTGGTCGTTCGACGAACCCGAGGACGCCGGGGGCTCGGAGACGGGTCCGACCCCGGTCGACGTCTTCCTCGGCGCCCTCGCGTCGTGTCTCTCGCTGAGCGTTCGGTTCCAGGCGGACAAGCGCGACGCCTCGGTCGACGCGATCGACGTCACGACCGACGCGGACCCCGACCGCGGCTCGGTCGAGCGCGTCGAGGCGACGGTCCGACTCGAGACGGACGCCGACGACGAGACGGTAGAGCGCATCGTCGACCTCGGCGAGCGGGGCTGTCACGTCTCGCAGTTGCTCCGGGACGATCTGCCCGTCGAGGTCTCCTGGATGCGGGCCTGA